One Mangrovimonas cancribranchiae DNA segment encodes these proteins:
- a CDS encoding methylmalonyl-CoA mutase family protein translates to MEQIAPYKPKHKVRIVTAASLFDGHDAAINIMRRIIQSTGVEVIHLGHDRSVEEVVNTAIQEDANAIAMTSYQGGHNEYFKYMYDLLKEKGASHIKIFGGGGGVILPEEIKELMDYGVTRIYSPDDGREMGLQGMINDLVKQSDFAIGDQLNGEVNTLSEQNPKNIARVISSAENFPEIAKEALDVIHNKNKTSKTPVLGITGTGGAGKSSLVDELVRRFLIDFPEKTIGIVSVDPSKRKTGGALLGDRIRMNAINSPRVYMRSLATRQSNLALSKYVNEAVEVLKAAEYDIIILETSGIGQSDTEILEHSDVSLYVMTPEFGAATQLEKIDMLDFADLVAINKFDKRGAQDALRDVKKQYMRNHQLWDVKQEDLPVFGTIASQFNDPGMNTLYKAIMDKIVDKTEADLQSTFEISKEMSEKIFVIPPSRTRYLSEISENNRAYDKTADEQVVVAQKLYGVYKTICSVAEIIEDKEQSILDKNGLNQEAILNDNQDDSTKDFLNLLLKEFDRVKMNLDPYNWEVITGWDNKVNRYKDPIYSFKVRDKEIKIETHTESLSHTQIPKVALPKYQAWGDVLRWVLQENVPGEFPYTSGLYPFKRTGEDPTRMFAGEGGPERTNRRFHYVSLGMPAKRLSTAFDSVTLYGNDPDHRPDIYGKIGNAGVSICCLDDAKKLYSGFNLADAMTSVSMTINGPAPMLLGFFMNAAIDQQCELYIKEHGLEAEVETKIADIYKGKERPKYHGELPEGNDGLGLMLLGVTGDQVLPSEVYEEIKAKTIAQVRGTVQADILKEDQAQNTCIFSTEFALRLMGDVQEYFIENQVRNFYSVSISGYHIAEAGANPITQLAFTLANGFTYVEYYLSRGMDINKFGPNLSFFFSNGIDPEYAVIGRVARRIWAKALKHKYGANARAQMLKYHIQTSGRSLHAQEIDFNDIRTTLQALYAIYDNCNSLHTNAYDEAITTPTEESVRRAMAIQLIINKELGLAKNENPIQGAFIIEELTDLVEEAVLTEFDRITERGGVLGAMETMYQRSKIQEESLYYETLKHNGDFPIIGVNTFLSSKGSPTIQPKEVIRATEEEKQNQISTLENLHKTYEDKIEATLNKVQQAALHNENMFEELMEATKVCSLGQITTALFEVGGQYRRNM, encoded by the coding sequence ATGGAACAAATTGCACCTTATAAACCTAAGCATAAAGTAAGAATTGTAACAGCAGCTTCGCTATTTGATGGGCACGATGCGGCTATAAATATCATGCGTCGTATTATTCAATCTACAGGCGTGGAAGTTATTCATCTAGGGCACGATCGTAGTGTTGAAGAAGTGGTTAATACAGCCATACAAGAAGATGCCAATGCCATAGCAATGACCTCCTATCAAGGAGGTCACAACGAGTACTTTAAATATATGTATGATTTACTGAAGGAAAAAGGCGCTAGCCATATCAAGATTTTTGGCGGCGGCGGCGGCGTTATTCTTCCTGAAGAAATTAAAGAACTTATGGATTATGGTGTAACACGTATTTATTCGCCAGACGATGGCCGTGAAATGGGGCTTCAAGGGATGATTAACGATTTGGTAAAACAATCTGATTTTGCCATTGGCGATCAATTAAATGGAGAGGTTAACACACTTTCTGAGCAAAACCCTAAAAACATAGCGCGTGTTATTTCTTCTGCTGAAAATTTTCCAGAAATAGCTAAAGAGGCATTAGATGTTATCCATAACAAAAATAAAACATCAAAAACGCCGGTATTAGGAATTACAGGAACTGGTGGTGCTGGTAAATCTAGTTTGGTAGACGAATTGGTGCGACGATTTTTAATCGACTTTCCAGAAAAAACCATCGGTATTGTTTCTGTGGATCCTTCAAAACGCAAAACGGGTGGTGCATTATTGGGAGACCGTATTCGTATGAATGCCATTAACTCGCCACGTGTTTATATGCGTAGTTTGGCTACACGTCAGTCCAATCTAGCGTTGTCAAAATATGTCAATGAAGCTGTTGAAGTCTTAAAAGCAGCTGAATATGACATCATTATTTTAGAAACTTCGGGTATTGGCCAAAGTGATACCGAAATCTTAGAGCATAGCGATGTGTCATTATATGTGATGACACCAGAATTTGGAGCGGCCACGCAATTGGAAAAAATTGATATGTTGGATTTTGCCGATTTGGTAGCGATAAACAAATTCGATAAACGTGGCGCTCAAGACGCCTTGCGTGACGTGAAAAAACAGTATATGCGTAACCATCAATTATGGGATGTTAAGCAAGAGGATTTACCTGTATTTGGAACCATTGCTTCGCAATTTAACGATCCAGGAATGAATACGCTTTACAAGGCGATTATGGATAAGATTGTGGATAAGACCGAAGCTGATTTGCAATCGACTTTCGAGATTTCGAAAGAAATGAGCGAGAAGATTTTTGTTATTCCGCCTTCAAGAACACGTTATCTATCTGAAATTTCAGAAAATAATCGTGCTTATGACAAAACTGCTGACGAACAGGTTGTCGTAGCTCAAAAATTATATGGTGTTTACAAAACCATTTGTTCAGTAGCAGAAATTATAGAAGATAAAGAACAGTCTATTCTTGATAAAAATGGTTTAAATCAAGAAGCTATTCTGAATGATAATCAGGACGATAGTACTAAGGATTTCTTAAACTTATTACTAAAAGAATTCGACCGTGTTAAAATGAATCTTGACCCTTATAATTGGGAAGTTATTACAGGATGGGACAATAAAGTCAATAGATATAAAGACCCTATTTATTCGTTTAAGGTTCGCGACAAAGAAATTAAAATTGAAACCCATACCGAGTCCTTATCACATACGCAAATACCAAAAGTAGCCTTGCCAAAATATCAAGCTTGGGGAGATGTGTTGCGTTGGGTATTGCAAGAAAATGTACCGGGAGAGTTTCCTTATACATCAGGATTGTATCCGTTTAAGCGTACAGGTGAAGACCCAACACGAATGTTTGCTGGCGAAGGTGGACCAGAACGTACCAACCGTCGTTTTCATTATGTGAGTTTAGGAATGCCAGCAAAGCGTTTGTCAACAGCTTTTGATAGTGTAACGCTTTATGGAAACGACCCAGATCATAGACCTGATATTTACGGAAAAATCGGAAATGCAGGGGTGAGTATATGTTGTTTGGACGATGCTAAAAAATTGTATTCAGGATTCAACTTAGCCGATGCGATGACGTCGGTAAGTATGACTATTAATGGTCCAGCTCCAATGTTATTAGGCTTTTTTATGAATGCCGCTATTGATCAACAGTGTGAATTGTATATTAAGGAACACGGTTTGGAAGCCGAAGTAGAAACGAAGATTGCTGATATATATAAAGGAAAAGAACGCCCAAAATATCACGGCGAACTGCCAGAAGGGAATGATGGATTAGGATTGATGTTACTAGGAGTTACCGGTGATCAAGTGTTACCAAGTGAAGTTTATGAAGAAATTAAAGCCAAAACCATTGCGCAAGTTCGTGGTACGGTACAAGCCGATATTTTAAAAGAAGATCAAGCGCAAAATACCTGTATTTTTTCTACGGAATTTGCCTTGCGTTTAATGGGTGATGTGCAGGAATATTTTATAGAAAATCAAGTACGTAATTTTTACTCAGTATCTATTTCTGGATATCATATTGCTGAAGCTGGTGCTAACCCAATTACACAATTGGCATTTACCTTAGCCAACGGATTTACTTATGTAGAGTATTATCTCTCGCGAGGTATGGACATCAATAAATTTGGGCCAAACTTATCGTTCTTCTTTAGTAATGGTATCGATCCTGAATATGCAGTTATTGGTCGTGTGGCTCGTAGAATTTGGGCTAAAGCCTTAAAACATAAATATGGTGCCAATGCGAGAGCGCAAATGTTGAAATATCATATTCAAACGTCCGGGCGTAGTTTACACGCGCAAGAAATTGATTTTAATGATATTAGAACAACACTTCAAGCATTGTATGCGATTTACGATAACTGTAACTCGTTACATACTAATGCCTATGATGAAGCCATTACAACACCAACCGAAGAAAGTGTGCGTCGTGCAATGGCCATTCAGTTGATTATCAATAAAGAATTAGGGTTGGCTAAAAATGAAAACCCAATTCAAGGGGCATTTATTATTGAAGAATTAACCGATTTAGTTGAAGAGGCAGTATTGACAGAGTTTGATAGAATAACCGAACGTGGAGGTGTTTTGGGTGCTATGGAAACAATGTATCAGCGAAGTAAAATTCAGGAAGAAAGTTTGTATTATGAAACTTTAAAGCATAATGGTGACTTCCCAATTATTGGAGTGAATACGTTTTTAAGCAGTAAAGGCTCGCCAACTATTCAACCAAAAGAGGTCATTCGAGCAACTGAAGAAGAAAAACAAAACCAGATAAGTACGTTGGAAAACCTTCATAAAACCTATGAAGATAAAATTGAGGCGACTTTAAACAAAGTGCAACAGGCAGCATTACATAATGAGAATATGTTTGAAGAGCTTATGGAAGCTACAAAGGTATGTTCGCTTGGTCAGATTACAACAGCGTTATTTG